Proteins from a genomic interval of Cottoperca gobio chromosome 8, fCotGob3.1, whole genome shotgun sequence:
- the vac14 gene encoding protein VAC14 homolog yields MNTEKDFSPLTPNIVRALNDKLYEKRKVAALEIEKLVREFVAQNNSTQIRHVIQILASEFALSQHPHSRKGGLIGLAACSIALGKDSGLYLKELIEPVLTCFNDSDSRLRYYACEALYNIVKVARGAVLPHFNLLFDGLSKLAADPDPNVKSGSELLDRLLKDIVTESNKFDLVAFVPLLRERIYSNNQYARQFIISWIHVLESVPDINLLDYLPEILDGLFQILGDNSKEIRRTCEVVLGEFLKEIKKTPSSVKFAEMANILVIHCQVADETKLTNDLIQLTAMTWMREFIQLAGRAVLPYSSGILTAVLPCLSYDDRKKNTKEAASACNHSLMKLVTPEDDEDEEKSESTESPTKEDGQPKTEADSNDMLNASQESVGFSNISFFTPASADRLQVTLDLNGIVQVLDRHLHDSSTGMMTRIAVLKWLYHLYIKTPCKMFRHTDSLFPMLLKTLSDESDEVILKDLEVLAEIASSPAGQTDQVGSCDSTDNKLELKVPDSAKPGQQPSTGPKAADSSPSTPNMNSYFYKFMINLLKRFSLERKLLENRGAFIIRQLCLLLHAENIFHSMADILLKEEDLKFASTMVQTLNTILLTSAELFQLRNQLKDLRTQESCALFYCLYRSWCHNPVATVSLCFLTQNYKHAYDLIQKFGDLEVTVDFLMEVDKLVQLIESPIFTYLRLQLLDVENNPYLIKALYGLLMLLPQSQAFQLLSHRLRCVPNPELMRTVDESKYMDSKQQVVSKRASHNQMDYNELLQHFDCVQSKHLDVRHQRSGRASDHPDRKLM; encoded by the coding sequence ATGAACACGGAGAAGGACTTTTCGCCTCTGACGCCCAACATTGTCAGGGCTCTGAATGATAAACTGTACGAGAAGAGGAAAGTCGCAGCTTTAGAAATTGAGAAACTGGTGAGGGAGTTTGTGGCTCAGAACAATTCCACTCAAATTAGACATGTTATTCAGATCCTGGCCTCGGAGTTTGCGCTTTCCCAGCACCCTCACAGCCGGAAAGGAGGTCTCATTGGACTGGCAGCTTGCTCCATCGCCCTCGGCAAGGACTCCGGTCTGTATCTGAAGGAGCTTATTGAGCCTGTACTCACGTGCTTTAATGACTCAGACAGCCGTTTGCGCTACTATGCCTGTGAGGCCCTCTATAATATTGTGAAAGTAGCCAGGGGAGCTGTGCTGCCTCACTTCAACCTGCTCTTTGATGGTCTCAGCAAGCTTGCAGCAGACCCTGACCCTAATGTGAAAAGTGGATCTGAACTCCTTGACAGACTGCTGAAAGACATTGTGACAGAAAGTAACAAGTTTGACTTAGTGGCGTTTGTCCCCCTGCTCCGAGAGAGAATCTACTCCAATAATCAATATGCTCGGCAGTTTATTATTTCCTGGATCCATGTTCTGGAGTCTGTGCCGGACATCAACCTGTTAGACTACCTCCCTGAGATCCTGGATGGGCTCTTCCAGATCCTAGGAGACAACAGCAAGGAGATCCGGAGGACGTGTGAGGTGGTGCTTGGAGAGTTTCTGAAGGAGATTAAGAAGACACCCTCCAGTGTGAAATTTGCAGAGATGGCCAACATCCTGGTAATCCACTGCCAGGTTGCAGATGAAACAAAACTCACAAATGACCTAATCCAGCTGACGGCTATGACCTGGATGAGAGAGTTTATCCAGCTTGCAGGCAGAGCGGTTCTCCCCTACTCCTCTGGTATCCTAACTGCAGTGCTGCCTTGCCTTTCCTACGACGACAGAAAGAAGAATACCAAAGAAGCAGCCAGTGCCTGTAATCACAGTCTGATGAAGCTAGTGACTCCTGAGGAcgatgaggatgaggagaaaagtgaaagtacagagTCACCGACCAAGGAGGATGGCCAGCCTAAGACGGAGGCTGACAGCAATGATATGCTGAATGCGTCACAAGAGTCTGTCGGTTTCAGTAATATCAGCTTCTTCACTCCAGCGAGTGCTGACAGGCTTCAGGTAACTCTGGACCTGAACGGTATTGTTCAGGTGTTGGACCGGCACCTTCACGACTCTTCCACTGGCATGATGACTCGCATCGCTGTGCTCAAATGGCTCTACCATCTCTACATCAAGACGCCATGCAAAATGTTCCGCCACACAGACAGCCTGTTTCCCATGCTGCTGAAAACATTGTCTGATGAGTCAGATGAGGTGATACTGAAGGATCTGGAGGTGTTAGCTGAGATAGCATCATCTCCTGCTGGCCAAACAGACCAAGTCGGCTCCTGCGACAGCACCGACAACAAGCTGGAGCTCAAGGTCCCAGACAGCGCCAAGCCAGGGCAGCAGCCCAGCACGGGCCCCAAAGCAGCGGATTCGTCCCCCTCGACCCCCAACATGAACTCCTATTTTTACAAGTTCATGATCAACCTGCTGAAACGCTTCAGTCTGGAGAGGAAGCTTCTGGAGAACAGAGGAGCTTTCATCATCAGGCAGCTCTGTCTGTTGCTTCACGCAGAGAACATCTTCCACTCCATGGCTGACATCTTGCTGAAGGAAGAGGACCTCAAATTCGCCTCCACCATGGTCCAGACGCTCAACACCATCCTACTGACCTCAGCTGAGCTCTTCCAGTTACGCAACCAGCTGAAAGACTTGCGCACTCAGGAGAGCTGTGCTTTGTTTTACTGCCTGTATCGCTCCTGGTGCCACAACCCCGTGGCCACTGTGTCGCTCTGTTTTCTCACACAGAACTACAAACACGCCTATGATCTCATCCAGAAGTTTGGAGATCTGGAGGTGACAGTAGACTTCCTGATGGAGGTTGACAAACTGGTGCAGCTCATCGAAAGCCCCATTTTCACGTACCTGCGCTTGCAGCTCCTCGATGTGGAGAACAACCCTTACCTGATAAAGGCACTGTACGGCCTGCTGATGCTGCTACCGCAGAGCCAGGCCTTCCAGCTGCTCTCCCATCGCCTACGGTGTGTTCCCAACCCGGAGCTCATGAGGACTGTAGATGAGTCCAAGTATATGGACTCGAAACAGCAAGTGGTCTCCAAACGTGCTTCCCACAATCAGATGGATTACAATGAGCTGCTCCAGCACTTTGACTGCGTTCAGAGCAAACACCTGGATGTCCGACACCAGCGCTCTGGACGTGCCTCTGATCACCCCGACAGGAAGCTGATGTGA